In Capsicum annuum cultivar UCD-10X-F1 chromosome 11, UCD10Xv1.1, whole genome shotgun sequence, one genomic interval encodes:
- the LOC107847112 gene encoding uncharacterized protein LOC107847112, with product MKDKNIFAADCIVLCCCCQCLILQIIILFLFNLPYRVLKKTKECIKKLRHRRRNKKTMEMEINRHDEDEILKDHGGSLRVQLESLCCMEEVEKVLEEFSQKGEFAFGSFWGGDEEEVLETERIITTCIHKQTVDYDVFHTHLIQVFGSFNFQ from the coding sequence ATGAAAGACAAAAACATTTTCGCGGCCGATTGCATAGTCCTATGTTGCTGCTGCCAATGCTTGATCCTCCaaatcatcatcttgttcttgtttaaCCTTCCATACAGGGTgctaaagaaaacaaaagaatgtATAAAGAAACTGAGACATCGAAGACGGAACAAGAAAACTATGGAGATGGAGATCAACAGACATGATGAAGATGAAATCTTGAAAGATCATGGAGGATCTTTGAGGGTTCAACTTGAGAGTTTGTGTTGTATGGAAGAAGTTGAAAAGGTTTTAGAAGAATTTTCTCAAAAAGGTGAATTTGCTTTTGGAAGCTTTTGGGGTGGGGATGAAGAGGAAGTATTAGAAACAGAAAGAATAATCACAACATGTATACATAAACAAACAGTTGATTATGATGtttttcatactcatttgatACAAGTCTTTGGATCTTTCAACTTTCAATGA
- the LOC107847741 gene encoding proline-rich receptor-like protein kinase PERK9, translated as MSVVVSPPPSFAPFPVPPIVLSPPPQLSSPAPASQPNATAPPVSSPPPISPPLSAPPPTSPPLPQSPPPSKVTSPPPSNATSPPPSNATSPPPSNVTSPPPSNVTFPPPMASPPTASTPLTNDPPPAVSPPPSSPSSSPPPQSSPPPSSSPPPQSSPPPDSSPPPTPPVSSSPPPKVETPSVSPPPQPTPPTSSSPPPPKVDPPPTSPPPQGTTPPSSPSPPPKDDPPPDSPPPPAQNPDPSPPPQSPKPPKGSSPSPPTNSPPSPPANSPPSPAFVPPQGSPPAPASDKPNNSPPLPANSPPSPAFTPPRGSPPTSSLEPPNNTLPSPPVAPGGTTTNSSSNNAADRSNSPSSGIGPGGTAAIGLIVAVLLLSIIGLVGWCVWKRKKKAIRPNGGDVMQASVGSTPNSDSVLLKVQESSPETGNGSGNKFLNSSGGSNGLGNPQIWFTYEELVTATSDFSAENLLGAGGFGSVYKGCLPDGREVAVKQLDIGGRQGDREFRAEVEIISRVHHRHLVSLVGYCISQNRRLLVYEYVRNNTLYFHLHAEGRPVMDWTTRVKIAVGAARGIAYLHEDCYPRIIHRDIKSSNILLDNNFEARVSDFGLAKLAQDAKSHVTTRVVGTFGYMAPEYASSGKLTEKSDIYSFGVVLLELITGRKPVDTSQPLGDESLVEWARPLLSHALEKLEFDQLADPRLEKNYVVPEMFQLIEAAAACVRHSAAKRPGMGQIMRAFDNMSMSDLTNGMRVGESTIYNSAEQSAEIRLFRRMAFGSPDFSSDFFSQGTQHSGESAEDRV; from the exons ATGTCAGTAGTAGTTTCTCCACCTCCAAGTTTTGCACCATTTCCTGTTCCACCGATTGTCTTGAGTCCACCTCCTCAGCTTTCTTCTCCGGCCCCTGCATCTCAGCCTAATGCGACAGCACCACCTGTGTCTTCTCCTCCTCCAATCTCACCCCCACTATCTGCTCCTCCCCCGACCTCACCACCACTTCCACAATCTCCTCCTCCAAGTAAAGTGACATCGCCACCTCCAAGTAACGCGACATCCCCTCCTCCAAGTAACGCGACTTCACCACCTCCAAGTAACGTGACATCCCCTCCTCCAAGTAACGTGACATTTCCTCCTCCAATGGCTTCCCCGCCCACAGCATCCACTCCTCTAACCAATGATCCACCTCCAGCTGTTAGCCCTCCACCTAGCTCGCCTTCCAGTTCACCGCCACCTCAATCTTCTCCTCCGCCTTCCAGTTCACCACCACCTCAATCTTCTCCTCCCCCCGATAGTTCTCCTCCACCTACCCCACCAGTTAGTTCGTCACCACCTCCAAAAGTAGAGACTCCATCTGTCTCACCTCCCCCACAACCAACTCCTCCTACAAGTTCATCTCCACCACCTCCAAAAGTTGATCCTCCTCCTACCTCACCTCCACCACAAGGAACCACTCCTCCAAGTTCACCTTCACCACCTCCGAAAGATGATCCTCCACCTGATTCACCTCCACCACCTGCACAGAATCCGGATCCTTCTCCACCACCACAATCTCCTAAACCTCCAAAAGGTTCATCCCCTTCACCACCCACTAATTCACCTCCTTCACCACCCGCGAATTCACCTCCTTCACCAGCATTTGTGCCACCACAAGGTTCACCTCCTGCCCCAGCCTCTGACAAACCTAATAATTCACCACCTTTACCTGCGAATTCACCTCCATCGCCAGCATTTACGCCACCACGAGGTTCACCTCCTACGTCATCCTTGGAACCTCCTAATAATACACTTCCTTCACCGCCAGTTGCTCCAGGTGGAACCACTACCAATTCATCCAGTAACAATGCAGCAGATCGCTCAAACAGTCCAAGTAGCGGCATAGGACCTGGAGGTACAGCTGCCATTGGTCTCATTGTTGCTGTTTTATTGCTTAGTATTATTGGACTAGTGGGTTGGTGCGTATGGAAGCGAAAGAAAAAGGCTATTCGTCCCAATGGCGGGGATGTCATGCAAGCCTCTGTTGGCTCCACCCCAAATTCTG ATTCCGTCTTATTGAAGGTACAGGAATCATCACCTGAGACCGGAAATGGAAGTGGCAACAAATTCCTAAATTCTTCTGGAGGATCTAATGGCTTGGGAAATCCACAGATATGGTTTACCTATGAAGAACTTGTTACTGCTACTAGTGACTTCTCAGCAGAGAATCTGTTGGGGGCGGGTGGATTTGGTTCTGTATACAAAGGTTGTCTACCAGATGGGAGGGAGGTAGCAGTAAAGCAACTAGATATTGGTGGGCGCCAAGGGGATCGGGAGTTCAGAGCTGAAGTTGAAATCATTAGTCGAGTACACCATCGTCATTTGGTTTCCCTTGTAGGTTATTGCATTTCTCAGAACAGAAGGCTCCTTGTTTATGAATATGTCCGAAATAACACCCTTTACTTCCATCTTCATG CGGAAGGAAGGCCTGTTATGGATTGGACAACACGTGTTAAGATTGCTGTTGGCGCAGCTCGTGGAATAGCTTATCTGCATGAAGATT GCTATCCTCGTATTATCCACAGAGACATAAAGTCGTCAAACATTCTTTTGGATAATAACTTCGAGGCTCGG GTTTCTGATTTTGGACTAGCTAAATTGGCTCAGGATGCAAAATCTCATGTTACAACACGTGTTGTCGGAACATTTGG ATACATGGCTCCTGAATATGCATCAAGTGGCAAGCTGACTGAAAAATCCGATATATATTCTTTTGGGGTTGTGCTTCTGGAACTAATAACTGGACGGAAGCCTGTTGATACATCTCAGCCTTTAGGGGATGAGAGTCTAGTTGAATGG GCTCGGCCGTTGCTTAGTCATGCCCTTGAGAAGTTGGAGTTTGATCAGCTGGCAGATCCACGCCTAGAGAAGAATTATGTTGTCCCTGAGATGTTTCAACTGATTGAGGCAGCTGCAGCTTGTGTACGCCACTCAGCTGCAAAGAGGCCAGGGATGGGACAG ATCATGAGAGCTTTTGATAACATGTCTATGTCTGATCTGACAAACGGGATGAGAGTTGGTGAAAGTACAATATATAACTCTGCAGAACAATCTGCAGAAATAAGATTGTTTCGAAGGATGGCATTTGGGAGTCCAGATTTTAGTTCCGATTTTTTTAGTCAAGGTACACAACATAGCGGAGAGTCAGCTGAAGATAGGGTATAA
- the LOC107846800 gene encoding stemmadenine O-acetyltransferase, which produces MKVEMEIVSKVTIKPSSPTPHDLHHYQLSYIDQITPNILMPLVFFYPADNNFTSIHSRSDKLKTSLSHALTKFYPLSGRLVADSSSHVNCNDEGIPYVEAIAKCSLSEFLVDPVPNELNKFIPCDLHDGKDVYLLVQANFFRCGGMAIGIAISHKIADALSTFMFINSWGAIARGNVDDDVPCPRFDSSILFPPRDTSEFKSSITIGKDNHNIVTKRFVFSSSKISALREKYTEKASESMRPPSRIEALSAFLWTRLMASIHAERDQTKTYGIVHTVNLRTRSNPPLPESLFGNIMHVVVTVPAKEERDFELVRKVRESIQNINSEFVSDLRKNDQKHLNSLKDKVNEQRKGELVLFNFTSLCRLPLYKADFGWGKPIWVGSASLVLKDVVGFLDTKSGDGIEAWVNLKQEDMATFEADKELLSWCRDSS; this is translated from the coding sequence atgaaagTTGAGATGGAAATCGTGTCCAAAGTGACAATCAAACCATCTTCACCAACCCCACATGACCTTCACCATTACCAACTATCATATATTGATCAAATTACTCCTAATATTTTGATGCCCCTAGTTTTTTTCTATCCAGCAGACAATAACTTCACCAGCATACACAGTAGATCAGACAAACTTAAGACATCTCTATCACATGCCTTAACCAAATTCTACCCTCTTAGTGGTCGTCTAGTGGCTGACTCCTCCTCCCATGTCAACTGCAACGACGAGGGCATTCCATACGTCGAAGCGATAGCCAAATGCAGTCTCTCAGAGTTCCTTGTTGATCCAGTTCCTAATGAACTTAACAAGTTCATCCCATGTGATTTACATGATGGTAAAGATGTTTACTTACTAGTCCAAGCAAACTTTTTTCGGTGCGGAGGAATGGCTATTGGTATAGCCATTTCTCATAAGATAGCTGATGCATTGTCAACTTTCATGTTTATCAATAGCTGGGGAGCTATTGCAAGGGGGAATGTAGACGACGACGTTCCTTGTCCAAGATTTGATTCTTCCATACTATTTCCACCAAGAGATACATCAGAGTTCAAATCAAGCATCACAATTGGGAAAGATAATCACAACATTGTGACTAAAAGGTTTGTATTCTCTTCCTCTAAAATATCAGCACTTAGAGAAAAATATACTGAAAAAGCGAGCGAAAGTATGAGACCTCCCTCGAGGATTGAAGCTTTATCAGCTTTCTTATGGACACGTTTGATGGCAAGTATTCACGCCGAAAGGGATCAAACCAAGACGTATGGGATAGTCCATACAGTGAACTTACGCACCAGAAGTAATCCTCCGTTGCCTGAATCTTTATTCGGGAATATAATGCACGTAGTTGTTACAGTACCAGCTAAGGAGGAACGAGATTTTGAGCTAGTGAGAAAAGTGAGAGAAAGTATACAGAACATAAACAGTGAATTTGTCTCAGATCTCCGGAAGAATGATCAAAAACACTTGAATTCTCTCAAAGATAAAGTAAATGAGCAGAGAAAAGGTGAGCTAGTCTTGTTCAACttcactagtttgtgtagattgCCTCTATACAAAGCCGATTTTGGTTGGGGAAAACCGATATGGGTAGGATCAGCTAGCCTTGTTCTCAAAGATGTCGTTGGTTTTCTAGACACAAAATCAGGTGATGGAATAGAAGCCTGGGTAAATCTCAAACAAGAAGACATGGCTACATTTGAAGCTGACAAGGAACTGCTTTCTTGGTGTAGAGACTCATCCTAG